From the genome of Solanum lycopersicum chromosome 12, SLM_r2.1:
GAGATAGATAAATACCCATATAAAGGTTTTATGCTCCACGGAAAGAATGCTATTGAAGTGACAAATTGGGAGGCTGATGGTGATAGCTTCAAGTTGTCTTTCAACTGATATGAAACTGCAGTCCAGACAAAAGATCTGAACCCCTGCTTCCACAAATTAAGAATGGTATTAATTATACTCAATGAGGAAATAATAAGATtctaatgtaaaatattttatcatctcTTAATGCATTTTGTAAGTGTATGGAGAACCGAGAGGTTACAACCACtcgattttcttttttcttttcttttttcattttcacttcCCTACCCCTCTGGAAGCTGTTTAAATCAAGGAAACAGCAGAGGAACACTACACGCCCACTCTCTTAACATAAAAAAGGCTGCCAAAATACTATATCAGAGTTTGAGACGTCACATAGAAGACGAGTGCGAGAAAACCTTAAGGGTTCATTTGGTTCAAGTACTAGTTACATAGTACTTGTAATGCAAGGAATGTTTATGCAGTAAATAATAATGTAGGTATTGCCATGCAATGAATAATAATACAGAGAATGGTATGTAGGAATTACCTACTTTAAGAGCATTTTTAACTTTCAATACTTTTGTGCACAAATTGCTATTATACATATTCTTATTTACACATTATATCCcacatagaaaataaattaagatcCCTACATAAGCTATGTCATATTAAGCTTAACACTGCCAACCAAGTGATGCATTACTTATGTGGCCAACAAacattgatatttatttttcttatacaGTCAACTGAACCTATAATACGATGCAGGATTTTATGTAGAGATTATTTAGCAATGTATCCAATCAAATGATCCCTAAGATATCTCATTGAGATAAACAGTCAAGTTAACTGCTATTACAGCAAAACTTATATTTGCTAGATATGACAACAATCATGTTGGTTCATTATGCATAATTTTGTCCATGCTCGGCTGCAAGACTTCATTCAATAAATTTGAAGTACTGATGTCAAAAAAAGAGACTTCGTCCAAGCAAATAAAAGAGGCAACAAGGTGAAATAATTTTGCCTGTGGGCACCAGCATATTGAGTCCAATATATTGGTTTTCTAGATAACGGTATTAGCATCTTGCAGTGGTTGTTCCACATCTGGATTCTGGTCCTTAACAATATTTTATCAGACCTATAGAGGAGTTCTTCTTTGTCTTCAAAACGGGttaaatttcatgttttaatttattgaagTCACAGTACTTAAAGAGCACATTGAGGAATTCTATTCCTCTCCACTCCACCACTCCACCTACGGAAGAAAAAGCATAACGCTTTAGATATTTGCTGAACAGACACCACAATTGCTAGTTTTTTCAGTTATAACTAACTGTAATTTCCCCAACTTTTGAGAACAAAAAATTTGACATGCTTGACCCGAAGACCTCCTTGTGGTTCCATATCGTGCTGCTAGGTTCAATTATCTATGATCTTGTGAGCTCAAACAAGCTTTGTTAAACTTTCCTCATTTCAACCCTCTAAACTATTCTACTAAATCTACTAAATTCAGTGCTTTCAATATGGGACTGGAGTATGTAattttcattctcaaaaaaaaaaaagtactctCGAGTTACCCTTGACCCAAAGACCTTATGGCTTCGCATTGCACTGCTTGGATCAATTAAACTATGATCTTGTGATTCAACAATCACTATCCAACTGTCTCACAAAAAAATTACGTATGTATTTACACCTAAGACGAGATGAAGTCTTGGTTTTAGGTCTAACTACTAGAACACACaaagtttttttgaaaaatgatgtcATTCACACCTAAATTCTCCAGAAAATGATGCTCTGGAAGGGACACAAAATGAGTCAGCTGCTTGTTGACTTAATTTGAGAAAGACATCAAATCATAACAGTCATTGATATGTTTGAAGTGATAAGCGAAACTAAAGTTTAATTGGCACCCTAATGATTACTATTGATTTCAGAGGCAGGAAAAGTTTTTAAACCCTTTGCAAGGTTCTTGTAGTGGGGACATTCACAAGCCACAAAAAGAACTAATCTAGATGTTAAAGATAAGCATGGAACCTTATAAAACAACGACTATACATCAATTCCAAACTAGTTGCTTtagctatatgaatcctcaatattcattttcatttcagAACCTGATGGAAATAAGAACTTCCCAGAACACCCCACTCAACAAAATCTAGAATTTTTCACTTGGAACAATATTTGAAAGTAAAAAAGTCAGATTAATCTAAAAACCCAGAAACTACATCATTCACAACATAAAAAGAAACACCCACTCAACCCCAAATGCTGAATTGAGAAAcagtatatataaattgaattaaagaaaaagatgggAAATGGAGGGCGAACCTGTGTGAAGTAAATGAGGCAAACAAGCCATAGAAAGGAAAACCCAAAAGCAGTATGTAACTGCTTAAACCAACCGATCATTTTGGAATCGATTGattcagtaaaaaaaaataaaaaaaattgattgttgtTTTCTCCAGTCGTTCCTTTATGTGGTATACAGAAGACTGGAAATTGGGATGCCCTCAGATTACATGGATCCTTTATTCAAACCTATCTATAAACTTGTTGCCGCAGCTGCATTGACGTATTCATTACTCCTCTTTGCCATtattcttctccattttcataTTCTTTGCCGTTGTTAAGTCCACAGTGGACCAGCGCCTACATTGACCCGATTGTACCCGATTTACATTGAAATGGAGTAGTAATCCAACTATTTTCGTGTTCGAgtcttttgaatataaaaaaaatattatgaattcatCAGAATTTCGATACattcttcaaaacaaaaaagaaattatgaattttaattgaaaaaacattACCGTTCTTgtagttttaaattaaatatatttaaatgtatcaaaatatattttaattattttttatcattattatctaaataaatattaatgataaatttCTCACGATCTTTCCCACGAAATAGCAGTAAAATCTATTATCCCTAGACTCGACTTCTGGATTTCATTGGTATGTTTGTTGTACCTAGCATACCATGTATTCTTTGCTACAAGCATCCATCATAATTTGACTATCTTTACACTAATCAAATCATCAATTTATCTGAGTAAATTGAACAGACAAGTGTTACCAGATATATCCAGATTGCTACTggattttcaataaaatcaaGGCAACCAAGGATACATACAATAACAGAAACAAGCTTTCTTACATAGCTTGTACCAtatgatacattatatatatttattagatGCAGTAAGTTGGAACGTTGGTGGGACGATATACAAATGGTCTGACTGTGTGTGAATATCCTGAAGGATGATTGTAGCTGAACTTCACCCCGGAGTTGCTATCTCCCAGACGTGTACAGTGCTCGTGGAAGCTGCTGATAGGTCTTGCTAGGCATGCATCCCAACGATCACTCGCTGGCATTGTCTCAGCCACTCTATATATCCCCTTGGAGTCTGTGAATGCCTGATAATTCAGAACTTCCCCAGTCTTCGTAATGCAAAGAACTGCAACCTCTGCACCTGCAACAAGGAAATAAGATAAACCGCCTTCAGATACAATGAGAAgtgaattgttattattatacatGTATCCGTGGATAGGATAGTCTTGCATTGCGTGTTGAAGCAGCATAAACAGGACACACAATCACAATCATCAGCAGAAACGTAGTTGACAAACCAAAAAGAGTAGGAACACTTTATTCTATGCCTTATTTGCCTAAAGTTTTGATACCAAAAGATGTCCAGAGAGACAAATTATACCATAGAGGCACAATGTAACATCTATTATTATGAGATGAcattaaaacatttgaaagtaAAAATTATGCACATGAGTACCTAATGCTTGTGTTTTATCCCATAAGAATCCAATAAAGAGATTTTTTATCGCAGCCTTAAATTTTGAATGGTCGTTAATTTGACCTTAAAATGTGCTAGAGTACAAGCCAGAGCATATTCTAGACAACAAGAATGGGGTGAAAAGTAAAATTTGCCATGAAATGAAATGGCTGGAACCAGAAGTGGGGAAGAAGGATAGAGAAACTAGGACCTACCAATCAGATTAACATTGCCTAAAAGAAGAACACCAAGCAACTGTTCAACATGGTATTTCATCTAGCTATAGGTGGTTAGGAAAAAAGGAGGAGCTAAAATGGTGATAGACATTGGGCGTGTTACCCTTCTCACCATCATGACATCATTAGTGGAACAACCAAACTATCATGGTACCCATGAGTAATATTGACACTCAAATAATCCAGTCATGCCCTTTTGTTGAGATTGCTTTTACTTTTTGATAAATTAGGAGAATTCAACGTGGAAATTCTCGATAGACTTTTGGAGTTGGCTAATAAGTGAAGCCTAATATGAATGAGTCATAAATCAAGTGCCTGGCTTTCTATGACACTATATTGGCACCCATTTTCCATAAGCCCCAATATCATTGACAAATACCAAACAACAAAAGCATATGAAGTAGCAAAGTCTATAATCAAGGAAATGTAAGGATAAACTAAGCATGGCAGGATAATCAAACAGAAGGATAGAAGGTAGCAGGAAGACTGAAGTAGAGAATTACTGTAACAGTAGGCATCTAGTGACTATGTTGCTCGAACTCTCCAAAAGTGTCAACAGGTGTGTgtcggattctccaaaagtagtgtatttttggagaatccaacacgagtgCGGCACAGAAAGTAAAGAGTCTGCACAACTTAGTTTACTGGTGCAGTAAGATTGTCTTAATTTTCTATTCTCACGGATGAGATTAAGGGTGATGTACAATGGTGTTCCACTAGTGCAACTGTGTCACTACTTGAATACACATCCCAAGAATTTCCTTGTGCTTCCAAGCCCATCAGCTTTAACTTTTGCTTTTACAGATTCAACAGAACTTTGTAACGGGAGAGATTCTAATCTATACAGTTCCATAAAAAAGGAGATAAATACATGGTGTCAATATTGGTATATAATAACTTCTTTCCCTGGAGCACACAAAGTATAGAGAGTTGCCCAGCCTATATATCTATGCAAGTGTGTACTGACAGGTACATGGAAGGAGAGGAAACAGAGGGCATTATTTAGTCCTCTTCATTATTTAACAAATCCGTTTTACTTCACTAGTATCgaatatcaaataaaacaaatagtCCATCAGGGTTCAAATCTTATTGGTTAGCAAAAAACATGTTTTGAAATATTCTTAACAATGTCACCATAAGATTACCCAAAGTAAATTGATTTCTATAATTGACGCACCATTTACTAGAAGTCCAATGAAACTTCTTGTGATTTTTTGTTGCATTTATTGTCAATCAGTGACTCACTCATCTCTCTATCCCAAAACACTTGCCACTTCGCTTCTCAagagtcaatttgactaatctTCGGAGCTATATTGGTTTAgataaactcaatattttaaaattactatCTGAAAACTATAAAGGCAGTACTATAAGTTGCTATTCTTCTTATATATCAATACggtgaaaaaatacatctaaatATATGGGTCAGTTCATGTAGTTTGAATCTCGAGAAGCAAAAAATGACAAGTAATTTGGGATGGAAGGAGTAATAAGAACTTAGTGATTAGGACATCCAATGCTTTAGCTTACTTGTAACTTGTAACTAGGTTCATGAACATAATGCTTTGGTTTCAATGCAAAATAGAAGTATTCATCTCCTTTTAACCAACCAACttagaaaatgaaaagagtAACTAAatagaaatgaagaaataagtTTACTTCCTTTCTGGATGACATAGAAGGATAGAATCTGTTAGGAGCCAAACGAGTGTAGTTATCCAAAACGGCCTAGGACTGATAACAAAGTTGAAAGTTTGAAACTTTAGTGATCCATAGGGTACAAACACCCGTATATTTGGCTTTGAAAACACAAATTCTTAAAGCAGGCCAACTTTTCTGAAACTATCAGCAAGCATCCAGCATAAAATATAACAATCATTTAATCAAAGCAAAAAACAAATGCCTAACATGATTCTGAAAACACTACAATTTGGGGAATCTTAGTAGCTCAATTGGTTGACAATCTGAACTTCAAAACTCGCTAACGAGAGATTTAATTCCCCCCTTGTACCCCTCCCAATTCTCCTACCCCGATTTTTCTGACAATCAATAAAATTAGTAAATCTCTCAACTTacatcaataacaacaaaagcTAATAGCAAACATATAACAACGGATTCGAACCATAGGTTGTATACCCAACTCATTTAGTGGCTAATTTGTCCAtgaacatttttaaatttttcaggATTGAATTCATGTTTAggcataaaatttcaaaaaattctgAAATTCGAAAAAGTTGTTCACTCAAATTTATATTCATGGTAAAGCACAACCCAAATCCCAAAAACCATTTTTCacttacaaaaacaaaaactactTCATTTTTCTCAAGATTGTAGCAGTATTATTAAGAGTAAAGAAGGAACCTTGTAGAACATGGTCTTCCGGACCAACAGAGGAATCAGCACAAACATCACAAACAACTCTTCCATGAATCTCTCCAGTCCAACCTCTTACACCTTGTAGGGTCAAATTGGTAATTAGAGTTAGGTAAAGTAATACCTTACACCAACTTGACTCCATTGTTGCTTGCCTCACTGGATTCTGGACGAAAATTGGACCGGTCAAGTCTTTTTAATCAGATGGTTGGACCGGAAGATGAACCCGGTTCCTTTATTCTACTTGCTGTGTTCCGTCGGTGACTCGGTACTTTTGGAATTTGGAGTATTATTAAGGACTACAGTAAACTTATTTTCTAACCTATAATTTATGATAAGATTTgacttaatattaaaatttagggTAAGGTATAATTTGACAAAGAAGGATGTGAACCTAACGTACAACCGCTAAGATAATAGTTTTTGAACACATGTGTGTAGAATTAAAGGACAAAGGTAGAGATAAGAAATCGTACGTGAGAGAAAAGAAGGGGTGCTGACCTCGATCAAGTGAAGTCCATCAATGGCAAAGATTAGAGGCGAATTTAGAATTTAAAGACATTCAATCCGTCCTCAAAGAAATTCGGTGTCTAAATCAGCTAACCTAACTGATTTTTGTGTCTTTGAGTGCCTAATAAAATACATGTCTATCTCAaagtgtatatgtatatatacacataattttcCATAGCTAACGGGTGCACGTGCACCCGTAGTGATACAGGTGGGTCCGCCTCTAACGAGAGTaacaaaattttgatggaaGAGACGGTTATTAGATGGAGCCACGGAGGTAACAGGCATACTTTCATAAACTCTTGGACAAAGAGGGGAAAAAATTATGGTAGGGAGTTAGAGCACTCAAAtaggcatcacaataaatacgAAGCATTTCCAGATATAGCGTGTTTAATTTCGTATCGATTTTAAGCTTTGTTGTATCACGAGAAAACATTGTTaagaaagatattttaatttatttgttgttttttctctctttaactgttacttgttaaaaatttatttgCATAAATATAACGCACGTGCATAAGGTGCGTTTTTTAATACTACTTAATTGAAATGAGTTTCTAGTGCTCCAACTCAAGAGGAAAAGTAGTAGTGTATAAAAGTTTTGGTCATAAACTCCGtgaaaaatgttattatttgacCTACTATTACgggatatgaaaaataaatgagattTACACATCACATTAAAAAAATCGGTAAAAATTTTTCACCGTTAATTAGATTTTACGTGACTTTAGTAAATACTTTTATATCATCCTTTCCCTCCCGAAATAGTTGGGTCATTCATGACTAGGCAGGTAAAACAACATTTTGCTAAATAggattagaaataattttttttcttttgatttcctGAGagaccccccaaaaaaaaaagaatttgactCTTTCAGGGATCAAAGaagttaacaattttttttccttatcttTTGACAAATTCCAtattttattatgatgattgtatgaatattataatttataagatatgatatcatgttttttttgtaaagggaggaaaataatgaagtgaGAATGTTCTGTTTTTCATGTTGTATGTCATCATCATCAGATCAGGACAAAATTAATCATACAAATTCTTTGGCAAAAAGTATTCATCATCAAGAACAACAAAAAGATACCAAATCTATTGCCTCATTTGCCAACATTTCTATTAAAACTGGTAAATTCATCTCTATGTTCATCCCATGCATGCacataattattgttattattggcatgtatttattttgaattacatGCCTTTTCTCATCTGTCTTAGACAAAGTTAGAATTTTTAGTTTATGCGTTCTggatcataattattatttgttgggttttggttagtatttgtatatattaaatgagtTTCTTAACAAAAATACAGGGTTCGAGCCAAAATCATTGAGTTTTTGCGAAGGATACAGACATTTGGTGGCTAAGAAgaacaatgaaatgaataaCCCCAACAGACAAACATAtgattccccccccccccccccccacacccCCAAACCCTCATGTTGTCAGAATTTTTAGTTTATGGGTTCTGAACCAGAGTTTCTCTTATTTATTAGATTCTGAATagattatttatatgattttttaaaataaatacaaagttTTGAAGTCAAAGCTACTACGTCCTGTCAAACCCTTAGCGACATTGTGTATATTGTGCAGATAGCAGTAGAAGGAAATACATAGTTGAAGAGATAGAAAAGTATGGGAAAGGAAACATTTCAGCTCAGACAATCACATACAATGACTTGTGTCTTGCAACTAACAACTTTGACTCTGAGTGTTTGCTTGGTGAAGGTGGTTTTGGGAAAGTCTACAAGGGCCACATTCAAAGCAAGAACAAAGTAAATACTCTAAATTCACAAGTTTCTTCAAAATCTACGTATAGTCAAACATCTCTGTAACAGTCATCCAAGACGTATACGTACAGTGAAACCTCTCGGTATccaacattatattattttagttattaacagtatatatatgtgttttgTTTTTTCAGGACGTGGCTGTAAAGCAGCTTGATAGGAATGGGTTCCAAGGAAACAGAGAGTTCCTTGTGGAGGTTCTGTTGTTGAGCCTTCTTCATCACCCTAACCTTGTTACTTTGGAAGCATACTGTTCAGACGGTGATCAACGAGTATTAGTATATGAGTTCATGTCAAATGGTTCACTGGAAGATCATCTTCTTGGTATGCATTACTATTCATTCATACCATGGCTTTTAGCATCTCTATAGTTGACACCTTTGTTTTGGCAGAGATTGGTCCAGAACAAAAGCCACTTGATTGGATTACAAGGATGAAAATCGCGGAAGGAGCAGCAAAAGGACTTGAATACTTGCACGAAACAGCTAATCCTTCAGTAATTTACCGCGACTTTAAAGCTTCCAACATACTTCTAGATGAGAAATTCAATCCTAAGCTTTCTGATTTTGGACTAGCTAAGCTAGGTCCAACTGGTGATAAGACTCATGTTTCCACCAGGGTCATGGGAACCTACGGATATTGTGCACCGGAGTATGCTTCCACCGGTCAATTGACCACTAAATCTGATGTTTACAGCTTTGGAGTTGTGTTTTTGGAGATCATCACAGGAAGAAGAGTTATTGATAACTCCTTACCTAGCGAAGAACAGAACCTTGTTGTGTGGGTAAGTTACAAAAGTTTTCAATGTGCTTAAAGATAAggttatgtcattttgacctaTATTGTTGTTATATATGCAGGCAACACCACTGTTCAGAGACAAGACGAAGTTTCATTTAATGGCGGATCCATTGATGGGAGAGGATTATCCAATGAAGGCATTGTACCAAGCACTAGCCATAGCAGCAATGTGCTTGCAAGAGGAAGCTGGGACACGGCCTTTGATGAGCGACGTGGTGACTGCTTTGGAGTTTCTATCAGGGAACAAGAAAGAATTAGACGCAGAGGATGAGGACGAGGACGAAGATGAGGAGGGAACATGCAAATCCCCACCTGCATTGCAAAGTTTTACAAGTAGACTTGAACGTGCTGATACAAATGGCATTAGAGAAAGAGACTAAAACCAAAAACATTTTTCGAGCTTTTGAagattatgtatataattttgcAGGCGACTAAAACCTTCTGTGAATATATAAACTTTTTTGTTTCCTAAgttttttttcagattttatttacttataagAGTGTTAGAATAGATAGAGTAGTCTCTGTTGTCCTTGAGGAATTAATTACTCTTTCAACAAAGTAAAAAGTTCAATATTGTCATCCAAATCATTTATCTCTAGTTTGGCTCAATTGTGTACGTTGAGCAGTCAGTATAAAAAAGTTGACTCAAATCTTATGAAATAACTATAATTCCATTGAAATTACCATAATACCCTCCATCAACAAAGGAAAGATGTATAAAGAGGTGCttgatttttaataataataataatagattcaTCATTATAGATACAATTTTGAGTATAAAATTTGTCTTATTGGATATTATGCTTTgtaaattttaatacatattgacTAAAGTTAAAAATGATACATGTTGTTAGCTAATCTTGGTTTTGCTTGAGCAAGAAGGGGTAAGGTACAAAAATGATCAACCTTCGATGACTCGAGTAAGTCATTAGATGATGAATTTGGT
Proteins encoded in this window:
- the LOC101260305 gene encoding probable serine/threonine-protein kinase PBL23; amino-acid sequence: MFCFSCCMSSSSDQDKINHTNSLAKSIHHQEQQKDTKSIASFANISIKTDSSRRKYIVEEIEKYGKGNISAQTITYNDLCLATNNFDSECLLGEGGFGKVYKGHIQSKNKDVAVKQLDRNGFQGNREFLVEVLLLSLLHHPNLVTLEAYCSDGDQRVLVYEFMSNGSLEDHLLEIGPEQKPLDWITRMKIAEGAAKGLEYLHETANPSVIYRDFKASNILLDEKFNPKLSDFGLAKLGPTGDKTHVSTRVMGTYGYCAPEYASTGQLTTKSDVYSFGVVFLEIITGRRVIDNSLPSEEQNLVVWATPLFRDKTKFHLMADPLMGEDYPMKALYQALAIAAMCLQEEAGTRPLMSDVVTALEFLSGNKKELDAEDEDEDEDEEGTCKSPPALQSFTSRLERADTNGIRERD
- the LOC101259813 gene encoding uncharacterized protein, whose amino-acid sequence is MESSWCKVLLYLTLITNLTLQGVRGWTGEIHGRVVCDVCADSSVGPEDHVLQGAEVAVLCITKTGEVLNYQAFTDSKGIYRVAETMPASDRWDACLARPISSFHEHCTRLGDSNSGVKFSYNHPSGYSHTVRPFVYRPTNVPTYCI